Within Garra rufa chromosome 9, GarRuf1.0, whole genome shotgun sequence, the genomic segment ctgtggttggcctggctgtgcgtcactcagaaaacaacaggccaatcagaagagaggctcatgaatattaattagatgggccaaaattgacctgtttttgacagagctcctaaaaaaggagctgtaaaaatatattgagatggattttggcacttataccgcaaatatatattcttaaggacatcaacaactaaagtaaacctccagaaatgtgtacaatatgggacctttaaaaggaaagcaccaaATCCGATCtgcatatgcgtctatgttcgtgtgaatcattcgtgatgcattAATAATGttcttgttggcaagtttcgccgataaacgcggctaaatgcagctaaatgcagctaaacacggctaaatgcggctaaagtaaacattacagctcgtaatccctcagcagagaggggcggggtgagcagagctcatttgcatttaaagggcccatgcgataaaatgagctgatattttgcagagctgattttgacaaggtaaacactactattgagaatttttaaccaaagtatattagagacttttcgttaagaccctaaagaatcatatgaacttgtggaaaatgggcatccgatgaccccattaagaaacatttcttgttattatcaatgttaaaaatagtttttttttttttagattctttGAATccagtaacattataaatctccTTGTTGTCatatttgatcaattaaatgcatgtttggtaaatcaaaagaaaaagatcttactgaccccaaacttttgaacatcagTGTGTTTTAATTTGTTGTTGCTTTTTTGGCTAAACTATTTTAGTTGCTTACTCATATCTTGATCTGAAACAGATGGCATAGTGAGCTACATGAAAAAGCAAGCAGGTCCAAGTTCTGTGGCTCTGCTCAGTGAGGCGGATTTGGATTCTTTTGTCGACAACTATGAGGCTAGTGTGGTGGGTGAGTTGAATTTGTAAAACCTGCCAAAACATCTTAAATCATTCCTGCAGCAGAAGCTCAAAACAAACCAGAGTTGACTTTTGCATTCATTTTCATCTCTACTGGAACTGAAGAAAGCTTAATTTCTTTCCTTTCTTGTTTTGCACTCTTGTCTCTTTGTTCATGGCTTTGCTCAGGCTTCTTCTCTGGGGAGGACAGTACACAGCTTGCAGAGTTTCTGAAGGTCTCCAGTGCCCTCAGGGACAGCTATCGATTTGCTCATTCCACTGATGTGGGAACAGGCCTAAAATACGGGGTAGATGGAGAGTAAGTATGACACAAAGCATGAAAGAAACAACTTTTTGAGAAACTGAGTGACCACTAGAGCGATATAAGTATGTCCCCGATGTCTCTTTTTCCATTTGCTGTCAGAAGTAGTGCTAACCAAGTTATATAGGCAGAAATATTTCTCAAATGTCATGCCATGTGTGATAAGATAAGGTACTTCTAAGGTAAGCTACCCAAAGATAAACAGGTGTAAAAGATGTTGAATGTCAGTTCTAATGACTGAAAATGTTAATATATGTTGTATCAAAATGAATTGAAATTTTTTAAAGaggacattggatgcaaaattcacttatacatggtgtttgcatataaatgtgtattAGCAGTGtctggacacaaccaccctacaatgatataatgaagaccctaaagaatcaaacaaacttgtggaaaatgggcatccaaagATTTTGAGCATTTTCTTCTGTCTTTTCAATTCAGGTGTGTTCTGCTGTTTCGTCCCCCCCGTTTAAACAGCAAGTTTGAGGACAATGTGGTGAAATACACAGAGGCTGTTTCTGTTTCCTCTCTCCGTACATTCATCAGAGACAACGTGTACGTTTCTTTCATGCGTGTATATATTGTAGGTTATTGGTTAAACAGTTGGAACTCCACGTAAAATGCAACTCGGTCTATTGTGATTATGACTTATCATCTTGCTCTGCTTTTAGATTTGGTCTCTGTCCACATTTGACCACAGAAAATAGGGACATTCTGAAAGGAAGTGATCTGCTTACAGCATATTACAATGTAGATTACTTACGAAATCTCAAAGGCACAAACTACTGGAGGAACAGGTGAGCGCCCAATCATTGGAATATCAGTGGATTCCTTCTCTTTCTATCTGTTAATTTTTTCATGTTCTCTTTCAGAGTAATGAAGGTGGCGACACAGTTCCAGGATCGaggtctgagttttgcagtggcAGATCGACAGGAGTTTCAGGATGAGCTTGAGGAGGAGTTTGGTTTGGGTTTGTCTGAGGGGGAAGATATTCCCTTCGTGACCATCCGGACCAGAGAGGGACACAAATACTCTATGCAAGAAGAATTCACGTGAGTTTTGCAACATGCTATTCTCTACGCACATTTGCATCCAGTAAGACATAATAGGTCAAATTGAGAAAAGGCTTTAGAATGTTTTGTGTTTGATTCTGTAGGCGAGATGGCAAGTCCTTGGAGAGGTTCCTGGAGGATTACTTTGCTAAAAGATTGAAGCGATATGTGAAATCTGAGCCTGTTCCAGAGTCCAATGATGATGCTGTCAAGGTACATGACCCTCTgaggtgtttttttgtttttatttttaagatgaaaatgtttTCTGGTATCCATCACTTATGTGGTTCCACAGGTTGTGGTTGCAGACACATTTGATGAGATTGTGAATGATCCAGAGAAGGATGTGTTGGTTGAATTTTATGCTCCCTGGTGTGGCCATTGCAAGAACCTGGAGCCCATATACACGGAGCTTGGAGAAAAGGTTTGTTAACACAATGTATATGTAGTATAATGCATTTTTATCAGGAgttgaacattttttaaatttctatAAAGGaagtcatcaaggctgcatttatttgatcaaaaatatggtaAAAGCTAATAATAATGTGAACTATTATAACAACTCAAAAtatcttttatattttaatacatttaaaaattgtaatttattcctgtgatggcaaagctgaattttcagcaaccattaccccagtcttcaatgtcacatgatccttcagaaatcattctaatatgtagatttgctgctcaagaaagatttcttattattattattaatggtaatgggttttttgatgaatagaatgttcaaaagaactgatcttatttgaaatacaaatagtttgtaacattacaaatgtcttgtacttatacttccagaatgaaaatttcctgaatttactcacccccatgtcgtccaaaatgttcatgtctgtctttcttcagtcgaaaagaaataaggtttttgtaaaacattccaggatttttctctatatagtggacttcaatggtggccaacgggttgaaggtccaaattataGTTTctatgcagctttaaagggctctacttgatcccagccaaggaataagggtcttatctagcaaaacaatttgtcagaagaaaaatacaaatttataaactttttaaccacaaatgctcgtcttgcactagcttgatcTCACGCATTACATAGTCATGTAAGAAATTGGTGGAAAGAAAGTCAAGtgcccttaacaaaaaaaaaaaagtaaaacaatgaggtcagatgattttgaagtttttcACATTACCTAACCATTTTTAACCAAAGttcacagacgaagaactaaccacgtgtgacTTTTCCATCTTTATGTAATGCCTGAAGAcgtgcatgtgcatcacagagctagtgcaagacgagcatttgtttttaaaagtatataaatatgtaattatttttagataagacccttattcctcggttgagattgtgtagagccctttgaagctgcattaaaactgcaatttggacattcaacccGCTGACCATTAacgaagtccactatgtggagagaaTTCTGAGAATGTTTACCTcacaaaccttaatttctttacaTCTAGAGTTGGCAAAGTACAGAGTTCGGTACTTTTGGTACTGAAATATTAAAAACGTCCATTTCCTGCTTACATTTGAGCGCTGTTGAGCATTTTGAGTAATTTTAAACACCGCTGATTGGCGATCATTGTAGCCAACCACAGTCATATCTGTTGAGCATGGGAACACTATGGCCAATCGGCTCAACGGTGCTCAAATGTGAGCGGGAAATGGATgtttttaaaatttcagtacCGAAAGTATCAAACCCGGTACTTTATGACAACtctatttacgactgaagaaagaaagacacagacatcttggatgacatgggagtttcattctggaagtgaactactcctttaattcaaTGCTCATTAATTCTTGCTGAATGAAAacatgaatttcttaaaaaaaaaaaaaaaactcagtaaCTCTCAACAGTAGTGTATGTCAAGAAATAAAGCTTCTGTAGCCCAATAAtgctcattatttagattttattttgtgtttttgtcttagCTCTCTGGGGACTCCAACATTGTCATTGCTAAAATGGACGCCACGGCTAATGATGTGCCACCAAATTATGATGTCCAAGGGTAACATTCTGTCTCTTTTTATGTCTCTAATCTATTTATAGTTCACTGCAACAAACattctgtgacattcaggtgttttttttttttttatattcatccCTGTTTTGCCTAATCTGCAGATTTCCAACTATTTACTTTGTGCCCTCTGGACAAAAAGACCAGCCACAGCGATATGAGGTGAATATCATCATACACACACAAAGACAAATTACAATGTTACTTAAAGGAGTAAACTTATttattcactttatttttttgattaaatgttactgtctttcttcagtcagaaataaatgaatgaatttttggaggaaaacattctaggatttttctccatacagtgaaAGCCAATaggatgaaggtccaaattgcagtttcgaagggcactacacaatcccagccgaggaataaaggtcttatctagtaaaacgatgggtcgttttctaaaaaaaaaaaaatgtacatactttttaaccacaaatgcttagcTGACTTTTCCTGACtacataatgcatgaagtcgaGCTAGCGCAAGGTGAGCATTTGTGGATATAACGtatagatttttatgtttttagaaaatgactccttgttttgctagataagacccttattccttggctgtgatcatgtagagccctttaaagctgcattgaaactgcagtttggaccttcaactggttggctcccattaaagtccactatatggagaaaaatcctggaatgtttttctcaaaaaccttaatttcttttcgactgaagaaggaaagacatctTGAATGAAATGCGGGTGAGAAAATGATAAGGAAATCTTTATCCTGCGAGTGAACTAA encodes:
- the pdia7 gene encoding protein disulfide isomerase family A, member 7, which produces MRLPWFIICLVVTVWCVEGSDVLELGDSDFDRSAAMHDTLLVEFFAPWCGHCQRLAPEYEAAATKLKGTLPLAKVDCTENSETCERFGVNGYPTLKIFRNGEEAGSYDGPRTADGIVSYMKKQAGPSSVALLSEADLDSFVDNYEASVVGFFSGEDSTQLAEFLKVSSALRDSYRFAHSTDVGTGLKYGVDGECVLLFRPPRLNSKFEDNVVKYTEAVSVSSLRTFIRDNVFGLCPHLTTENRDILKGSDLLTAYYNVDYLRNLKGTNYWRNRVMKVATQFQDRGLSFAVADRQEFQDELEEEFGLGLSEGEDIPFVTIRTREGHKYSMQEEFTRDGKSLERFLEDYFAKRLKRYVKSEPVPESNDDAVKVVVADTFDEIVNDPEKDVLVEFYAPWCGHCKNLEPIYTELGEKLSGDSNIVIAKMDATANDVPPNYDVQGFPTIYFVPSGQKDQPQRYEGGREVSDFIAYLKKEATNPLIFDESRDEL